The DNA segment actgaagaaactacaccggctGATACAACAGCACAAGAAACTACACTAGCTGATACAACAAGTAAAGAAACTACACAAGCCGATACAACACAAGAAACTttaccagctgatacaacaagtAGGAAGATAAAATACACACAAGCGATACAACACAAGAAAActaccagctgatacaacaactgagaAACTACAAAGCCGATacaacacaagaaactacacagctgatacaacaactgaagaaactacgacATCTGATGCAACAACTGTAGACACTACAGAAGCTTACACAACGACTGAAGAAACAACTttagctgatacaacaactgtaGACAATACACCAGCTGATGCAATAACTGAAGAAACTAACCAAGCCGATACAACTGAACAAACTACAAAATCTGATGCAACAAATGTAGACACTACATCAGCTGacacaacaactgaagaaactacaccggctGATACAACAGCACAAGAAACTACACTAGCTGATACAACAAGTGAAGAAACTACACAAGCCGAAACAACACAAGAAACttcaccagctgatacaacaagtgaagaaactacacaagccgatacaacacaagaaactacaccagctgatacaacaactgaagaaactactcAAGCCGATacaacacaagaaactacaccagctgatacaacaactgaagaaactacgacATCTGATGCAACAACTGTAGACACTACAGAAGCTTACACAACGATTGAAGAAACAACTttagctgatacaacaactgtagacactacaccagctgatacaacaactgttgaaactacaacggctgatacaacaatagtagaaactacacagctgatacaacaactgtgAAGAAAACTACAACGGCTGATACAAAATATAGTAGAAACTACAACAGtcgatacaacaactgaagaaactacgacatctgatacaacaactgaagaagcTACGACATCTGATGCAACAACTGTAGACACTACGTTAGCTGacacaacaactgaagaaactataCCGGCTGATACCacaacacaagaaactacaCAGGCTGATACAACAGCGGCTAATCCAACAACAAtagtagaaactacaccagtCGATACAACAACTAAAGAAACTACGACATCTGATGCAACAACTGTAGAAACTACGTCAGCtgacacaacaaatgaagaaactacaccggctgatacaacaacacaagaaactacaccagctgatacaacaactgttGAAACTACATCAGCTGAACAACAACTGAAagaagaaactacaccggctgatacaacagcacaaaaactacaccagctgatacaacaagtGAAGAAACTTCACAAGCCGATacaacacaagaaactacaccagctgatacaacaactgaagaaactacgacATCTGATGCAACAACTGTAGACACTACAGAAGCTTACACAACGACTGAAGAAAAACAACTttagctgatacaacaactgtaGACAATACACCAGCTGATGCAATAACTGAAAAACTAACCAAGCGATAACTGAACAAACTACAAAATTGATGCAACAAATGTAGACACTACATCAGCTGacacaacaactgaagaaactacaccggctGATACAACAGCACAAGAAACTACACTAGCTGATACAACAAGTAAAGAAACTACACAAGCCGATACAACACAAGAAACTttaccagctgatacaacaagtgaagaaactacacaagccgatacaacacaagaaactacaccagctgatacaacaactaaAGAAACTACAAAAGCCGATacaacacaagaaactacaccagctgatacaacaactgaagaaactacgacATCTGATGCAACAACTGTAGACACTACAGAAGCTTACACAACGACTGAAGAAACAACTttagctgatacaacaactgtaGACAATACACAGCTGATACAATAACTGAAGAGAAAACTAACCAAGCCGATACAACTGAACAAACTACAAAATCTGATGCAACAAATGTAGACACTACATCAGCTGACACAacactgaagaaactacaccggctGATACAACAGCACAAGAAACTACACTAGCTGATACAACAAGTGAAGAAACTACACAAGCCGAAACAACACAAGAAACTTCACAGGTGATACAACAAGTGAAGAAACTACACAAGCCGATACAACACAAGAAaatacaccagctgatacaacaactgaagaaactactcAAGCCGATacaacacaagaaactacaccagctgatacaccaactgaagaaactacgacATCTGATGCAACAACTGTAGACACTACAGAAGCTTACACAACGACTGAAGAAACAACTttagctgatacaacaactgtaGAACTACACCatctgatacaacaactgaagaaactacactaGCCGATACAATTGAAGAAACACGACATTGATGAAACAACTGTAGAAACTCCGTCAGCtgacacaacaaatgaagaaactacaccggctgatacaacaattGTTGAAACTACAACGGTGATATAACAATAGTAGAAAACTACACGGCTGATACGACAACTGTTGAAGCTGCAACGACTGACACAACAAtagtagaaactacaccagcagtCGATAAAACAACTGAAAAGAAACGACGAAATCCGAtgcaacaactgaagaaactacagaAGCTTACAAAACGACTGAAGAAACAACTTttgctgatacaacaactgtagacactacatcagctgatacaacaactgaagcaACTACACAAGCCGATACAACTGAAGAAACGAGACATCTGATGCAACAACTGTAGACACTACGTCAGCtgacacaacaaatgaagaaactacaccagctgatacaacaacacaaaaaactacaccagctgatacaacaactgtgAAACTACAGCGGCTGatacaactgaagaaactacgacATCTGATGCATCAACTGAAGAAAACTATGACATCTGATGCAACAACTGTATATCCTACATCAGCTGacacaacaactgaagaaactacaacggctgatacaacaacacaagaaactacaccagctgatacaacaactgaaaaAACTACGATATCTGATGCAACAAATGTAGACACTACAGAAACTTACACAACCACTGAAAAAACAACTttagctgatacaacaactgtagacactacaccagctgatacaacaactgaaaaAACTAACGGCTAAAACATCAACACAAGAAACTTcaccggctgatacaacaactgaagaaactacacaagccgatacaacacaagaaactacaccagctgatacaacaaatgaagaaactaTACATCTGATGCAACAACTGTAGACACTACGTCAGCTGACATAACAATGAAGAAATTACAAGGCTGATACAACAAtagtagaaactacaccagctcatacaacaactgaagaaactacaacGGCTGATACAATAGTAGAAAACTACACAGTCgatacaaaaatgaagaaaccACGACATCTGATGCAACATCTGAAGAAACTATGATATCTGATGAACAAACTGTATACACTACTGCAGCTGACACAGCAACTAGAGAAACTACACTAGTGATACAACAACTGTAGACACTACAGCAGCTGACACAATGACTGAAGAAACTATGACATCTGATGCTACAATTGAAACTACGACATTTGAtgcaacaactgaagaaactacaacGGCTGATACAGCAAAAGTAGATACTACACCAGCAGATACAACACAAGACACACACCAGCTGATAAAACAACTGTAGAAACTACACAAGCCGATACAACTGAAGAAACTGCGACATCTGATGCAACAACTGTATACACTACAGCTGCTGATacacaactgaagaaactacacaagccgatacaactgaagaaactacgacATTTGCTGCAACAACTGTAGACAGTACatcagctgatacaacaactgttgaaactacaacggctgatacaacaatagtagaaactacaccagtcgatacaacaactgaagaaactacgacATCTGATGCAACAGCTGAAGAAACTACAGAAGCTTACACAACGACTGAAGAAACAACTTTAGCCAACTcgacaactgaagaaactacaacggctgatacaacaacacaGAAattacaccagctgatacaagaAACTATAGACACTACGTCAGCTGACATAACAAATCAAGAAACTATTTTAGCTTATACAACAACTGTAGACAcaacaccagctgatacaacaactgaagaaactacacaagctgatacaactgaagaaactacgacatctgatgcaacaactgtagatactacatcagctgacacaacaactgaagaaactacaccggcggatacaacaacacaagaaactacaccggttgatacaaaaatgtagaaaataaaactacaccagctgatacaacaactgttgaagctacaacggctgatacaacaatagtagaaactacaccggctgatacaacaacaaaagaaaatacaccagctgatacaacaactgaagaaactacaccggctgatacaacacaagaaactgcaccggctgatacaacaactgaagaaactacacaagCCGATACAACACAacaaactacaccagctgatacaacaaatgaagaaaactACATCTGATGCAACAAATGTAGACACTACGTCAGCtgacacaacaaatgaagaaattacaacggctgatacaacaatagtagaaactacaccagctgatacaacaactgaagaaactgcaccagctgatacaacaactgaagaaactacaacggctgatacaatagtagaaactacaccagtcgatacaacaactgaagaaactacgacATCTGATGCAACATCTGAAGAAATTAAGATATCTGATGCATCAACTGTATACACTACTGCAGATGACACaataactgaagaaactacaccggctggtacaacaacacaagaaactacaccagctgatacaacaactgaagaaactacacaagCCGATACAACACAAGGAACTAAACCAGtcgatacaacaactgaagaaactacgacATCGGATGCAACAACTGTAGACACTATGTCATCtgacacaacaaatgaagaaactacaccggctgatacaacaacacaagaaactacGCCGGCTGATACAAATTTGTTGAAACTacaacggctgatacaacaatagtagaaactacaccagtCGATACagcaactgaagaaactacgacATCGGATGCAACAACTGTAGACACTACGTCATCtgacacaacaaatgaagaaactacaccggctGATACAACACCACAAGAAACTACGCCGGCTGATACAACATTTGTTGAAACTacaacggctgatacaacaatagtagaaactacaccagtCGATACagcaactgaagaaactacgagatctgatgcaacaactgaagaaactatgacatctgatgcaacaactgtagacactacgtcagctgatacaacaactgaagaaactacacaagCCGATACAACTGAGGAAACTACGACATCTGATGCAACAACTGTAGAAACTACATCAGCTGacacaacaactgaagaaactacacggctgatacaacaacagaagaaactacacggttgatacaacaatagtagaaactacacctgttgatacaacaactgttgaaactacaacggctgatacaacaatggtagaaactacaccagctgatacaacaactgaagaaactacaacAGCTGATAACAATAGTCGAAACTACACCTGCTGATGCAACAACTGTTGAAACTACAACGGCTGATACATCAATAGTAGAAACTAcaccggctgatacaacaacacaagaaactacaccagctgatgcAACAACTGTTGTCGCTACAACGGCTGATACAATAttagaaactacaccagctgatacaacaactgtagaaactacaccggctgttacaacaacacaagaaactacaccggttgatacaacaatagtagaaactacaccagctgatacaacaactgttgaagctacaacggctgatacaacaatagaa comes from the Lytechinus variegatus isolate NC3 chromosome 9, Lvar_3.0, whole genome shotgun sequence genome and includes:
- the LOC121421949 gene encoding cell surface glycoprotein 1-like produces the protein MTDTTTVETTLADTTTQETTQATTTADRTTEDGSTPPVTTTEKSTTADTTTQETTPADTTTVETTTADTTIVETTPADTTTEETTTADTKVVETTTVDTTTEETTTSDTTTEEATTSDATTVDTTLADTTTEETIPADTTTQETTPADTTAANPTIVETTPVDTTTKETTTSDATTVETTSADTTNEETTPADTTTQKLPADTTAQETTLADTTSEETTQAETTQETSPADTTNTTEAYTTTEETTLADTTTVDNTPADAITEETNQADTTEQTTKSDATNVDTTSADTTTEETTPADTTAQETTLADTTSKETTQADTTQETLPADTTTDTTTEKLQSRYNTRNYTADTTTEETTTSDATTVDTTEAYTTTEETTLADTTTVDNTPADAITEETNQADTTEQTTKSDATNVDTTSADTTTEETTPADTTAQETTLADTTSEETTQAETTQETSPADTTSEETTQADTTQETTPADTTTEETTQADTTQETTPADTTTEETTTSDATTVDTTEAYTTIEETTLADTTTKLHTTSADTTTEETTPADTTAQETTLADTTSKETTQADTTQETLPADTTSDTTSEETTQADTTQENTPADTTTEETTQADTTQETTPADTPTEETTTSDATTVDTTEAYTTTEETTLADTTTVELHHLIQQLKKLH